A portion of the Nitrospirae bacterium CG2_30_53_67 genome contains these proteins:
- a CDS encoding RNase adaptor protein RapZ, with protein MKKQTLKLAIISGISGSGKSTTIHQFEDMGFFCVDNIPMELIPKFLELCVKSGSEIEKVAVVVDIREKKFLKRYNDVLSDIRKNGFEYQVLFLDASDEVLLRRFKETRRRHPLAETSVLEGLALEREMLADVKASSDLVIDTSDYSIHGLRDVLRKQFESTIRSRRISISLVAFGFKYGIVYDADMIFDLRFLPNPFFVDTLRDRTGKDPEVVRYVFDRKETQEYLTRFYEFLDYLLPLFVQEGKSYLTLGFGCTGGRHRSVVVVDNVKKHLEEKGYKTSVRYRDIERR; from the coding sequence ATGAAGAAACAGACACTTAAACTTGCCATCATCAGCGGTATTTCGGGGTCGGGGAAGAGCACCACGATCCATCAGTTTGAAGACATGGGCTTCTTCTGTGTGGACAATATTCCCATGGAACTGATCCCCAAGTTTCTGGAACTCTGTGTGAAAAGCGGGAGTGAGATTGAAAAAGTCGCCGTGGTGGTGGATATCCGGGAGAAAAAGTTTTTGAAAAGATACAATGATGTGTTGAGCGATATCAGGAAAAACGGATTTGAATACCAGGTGCTCTTCCTGGATGCCTCGGACGAGGTGCTGCTACGGCGGTTCAAGGAGACACGGCGGAGACACCCCCTCGCTGAAACCTCGGTTCTTGAAGGCCTGGCCCTTGAACGGGAGATGCTGGCCGATGTCAAGGCGAGTTCCGATCTCGTGATCGACACCTCGGATTATTCCATCCACGGCCTGAGGGACGTTCTCAGAAAACAGTTTGAATCCACGATTCGAAGCAGGCGGATATCCATTTCCCTGGTTGCATTCGGGTTTAAATATGGGATAGTATATGATGCGGATATGATATTTGATCTCCGGTTCCTTCCCAACCCGTTTTTTGTGGATACGTTGAGGGATCGCACCGGCAAGGATCCTGAGGTGGTCCGGTACGTCTTCGATCGGAAAGAGACGCAGGAATATTTAACCCGGTTCTATGAATTTTTGGATTATCTGCTCCCTCTCTTTGTTCAGGAAGGGAAGTCTTACCTGACCCTGGGGTTCGGATGCACCGGCGGCCGCCACCGCTCCGTGGTCGTGGTAGACAACGTGAAGAAGCATCTGGAAGAGAAGGGGTACAAAACATCCGTTCGATACCGGGATATCGAGCGGAGATGA
- a CDS encoding HPr(Ser) kinase/phosphatase, with translation MAQVTVSDLFKANQSRLRLELIAGEEGLNHLIRKPRIQKSSLALAGYTAHIDSSKVQFLGETEISFLISLSPEERENRLNQFSESMFPCFFVTKGLDVPEELVRICNLKKIPILRSPLYSSHCIKRITSYLEEALAHRITRSGVLVDVYGVGILILGKSGIGKSECALDLIDRGHRLVADDTVMIKKKDMETLVGSCPDMTSHHMEIRGLGIINIKDLYGVSSIQQGKEIDLFVELVEWKASESFDRLGLEERTFEIMDVMKPFLRMPVTPGRNMALIIEVAARNYLLKSSGHFPARSFEKKLSRKIQSHDEETDT, from the coding sequence ATGGCCCAGGTCACCGTTTCCGACCTGTTCAAGGCGAATCAATCCAGGCTCCGGCTGGAGTTGATCGCAGGGGAAGAGGGTCTCAATCATCTCATTCGAAAGCCTCGAATACAAAAGTCGAGCCTGGCCCTGGCCGGGTATACCGCCCATATAGATTCCTCCAAGGTCCAGTTTCTCGGCGAGACCGAAATCTCGTTTTTGATCTCCTTGTCTCCCGAAGAGAGGGAAAACAGGCTGAATCAATTCAGTGAAAGCATGTTTCCCTGTTTCTTTGTGACCAAGGGATTGGACGTGCCTGAGGAACTGGTCCGGATATGCAATCTCAAAAAGATTCCGATCCTTCGTTCGCCGCTTTACAGCTCCCATTGCATCAAGCGCATTACCTCCTACCTGGAGGAGGCCCTGGCGCACCGTATCACGCGTTCAGGTGTGCTGGTGGACGTCTATGGCGTCGGGATCCTGATTCTCGGGAAAAGCGGGATCGGGAAGAGCGAATGCGCGCTGGACCTCATAGACCGAGGGCACAGACTGGTGGCGGACGACACGGTGATGATCAAGAAGAAGGATATGGAGACGCTGGTGGGGAGCTGCCCCGACATGACCAGCCATCATATGGAGATCCGCGGGCTGGGGATCATTAATATCAAGGATCTGTACGGGGTTTCTTCGATCCAGCAGGGAAAAGAGATCGACCTGTTTGTTGAACTGGTGGAGTGGAAGGCATCGGAAAGTTTTGACCGGCTGGGTCTGGAGGAACGCACCTTTGAAATCATGGACGTCATGAAGCCTTTTTTAAGGATGCCCGTGACACCCGGGAGGAATATGGCCTTGATCATAGAAGTGGCTGCAAGAAACTACCTGTTGAAGTCCTCCGGCCATTTCCCCGCGCGATCTTTTGAGAAGAAGCTGAGCCGGAAAATTCAGAGTCATGATGAAGAAACAGACACTTAA
- a CDS encoding PTS fructose transporter subunit IIA: MKLTDLLEQSLMIPDLKGQNKKDVLKEFASLLYDQKKIRDRDEFLEVILGRETLSSTGIGEGIAIPHGRLKDLDRLILAFGLSLKGIDFDAMDGKPVHLFFVLTAPDAAPVDHLKTLARISKILKNRSFRKRLLKARTREELYDLIRAEDEKYGP; the protein is encoded by the coding sequence ATGAAATTGACGGATCTGCTGGAACAAAGTCTGATGATTCCGGACCTCAAAGGACAAAATAAAAAGGATGTCTTGAAGGAATTTGCGTCCCTGCTGTATGATCAGAAGAAGATCCGCGATCGGGACGAATTTCTGGAAGTGATTCTTGGGAGGGAGACCCTTTCGAGCACCGGCATCGGCGAAGGGATCGCCATCCCGCACGGGAGGCTGAAGGATCTGGACCGGCTGATTCTTGCCTTCGGTCTCTCCTTGAAGGGGATCGACTTCGATGCCATGGACGGGAAGCCGGTTCATCTGTTTTTTGTTCTGACCGCTCCGGATGCCGCTCCGGTGGACCACCTGAAGACTCTGGCGAGGATCTCAAAGATTCTCAAGAACAGGAGCTTCAGGAAACGGCTCCTCAAGGCAAGAACCCGTGAAGAATTGTATGACCTGATCCGAGCAGAGGATGAGAAGTACGGGCCATGA
- a CDS encoding ribosomal subunit interface protein: MQLNITARHMNLTDGLRDHIEKELKKLQRRFHKESDIEVRLHVEKYRHLAEVTCHVGGSVFQASEETKDMYQSVDRAIESIGQRYKKFTTKNWSGKGKTRLNEEAAKPAAPKPAEQKKTGRAKAKPRIIRSRKYAPKPMSTDEAAMQLDLLENDFIVYTDSKTDQVHVLYRRKDGNLGLIVPVYE, encoded by the coding sequence ATGCAGTTGAACATCACGGCCAGACATATGAATTTGACCGATGGTTTGCGGGACCACATCGAAAAGGAGTTGAAGAAACTGCAGCGCCGCTTTCATAAAGAGTCGGATATAGAGGTGCGGCTGCACGTGGAAAAATACCGGCATCTCGCGGAGGTCACATGCCATGTCGGAGGTTCGGTATTCCAGGCGAGCGAAGAGACCAAAGATATGTACCAGTCCGTGGACCGTGCCATTGAAAGTATCGGGCAGAGATACAAAAAATTCACAACCAAAAACTGGAGCGGGAAGGGTAAGACGCGGCTGAATGAAGAGGCGGCCAAACCGGCTGCTCCGAAGCCCGCTGAACAAAAAAAGACCGGCAGGGCGAAAGCAAAACCGAGGATCATCCGGTCCCGTAAATATGCCCCGAAACCCATGTCCACCGATGAAGCCGCCATGCAGTTGGATCTTTTGGAAAATGACTTTATCGTTTATACGGATTCAAAGACCGACCAGGTCCATGTTCTCTACCGGAGGAAAGATGGGAATCTCGGTCTGATCGTACCGGTCTATGAGTAG